A window from Candidatus Latescibacterota bacterium encodes these proteins:
- a CDS encoding DUF2461 domain-containing protein — MSTSEFTGFPPAAPRFFRALAKNNDKAWFEAHRADYEESVLGPARAFVVEVGKRLAKDVPGINADPRTDRSIFRLHRDIRFSPDKSPFKTHLGILWWEGLGHKLESAGFYFQLSATEIYLGDGFYQFSKDALAAYRERVLDPKAGPALQRAAREVERRGYTVGGEQTQRVPRGLDPEHPRADLLRRKGLYAGLSLGLPAESSGPELVDLVHGHFKAMLPLHRQLRVL; from the coding sequence ATGTCCACCAGCGAGTTCACCGGTTTCCCGCCCGCCGCGCCGCGCTTCTTCCGCGCGCTGGCCAAGAACAACGACAAGGCCTGGTTCGAGGCCCATCGCGCCGACTACGAGGAGTCCGTGCTCGGCCCCGCGCGGGCTTTCGTGGTCGAGGTGGGCAAGCGCCTCGCGAAGGACGTCCCCGGCATCAACGCCGACCCCCGCACCGACCGCAGCATCTTCCGCCTGCACCGGGACATCCGCTTCAGCCCCGACAAGTCGCCCTTCAAGACGCACCTGGGCATCCTCTGGTGGGAGGGTCTCGGCCACAAGCTCGAGAGCGCCGGCTTCTACTTCCAGCTCAGCGCTACGGAGATCTACCTGGGCGACGGCTTCTACCAGTTCTCGAAGGACGCCCTGGCCGCCTATCGCGAGCGCGTCCTCGACCCGAAGGCGGGACCCGCGCTGCAGCGGGCCGCGCGCGAGGTGGAACGCCGCGGCTACACGGTGGGCGGCGAGCAGACCCAGCGCGTGCCGCGCGGCCTGGACCCCGAGCATCCGCGGGCCGATCTCCTGCGCCGCAAGGGGCTCTACGCGGGCCTGAGTCTGGGCCTCCCCGCCGAGTCGAGCGGTCCCGAACTGGTCGATCTGGTGCACGGTCACTTCAAGGCCATGCTCCCCTTGCACCGGCAGTTGCGCGTGCTCTGA
- a CDS encoding PstS family phosphate ABC transporter substrate-binding protein — MRTWLLPLCLLAALGCGRGDSTSRALIQNKGSDTLVNVAQAWAEAYKTVDPNVAVAVTGGGSGTGISALINGTVNIANASRKMKDSEIEQARANGIEPVEFVVGYDALAVYVHKENPIAGFTLAQLADIYGENGKTENWSQLGVDVPGAKDGHIVRVSRQNNSGTYAYFKEAVLGPGHEYKLGSLDMHGSKDVVDLVAKTPGAIGYSGLAYATDEVRLVPVSRGEGEPYVEPTEESAHDKSYPIARPLFMYTAGEPTGAVRAYLDWILSDAGQRIIRDKGYAPVRQLD, encoded by the coding sequence ATGCGGACCTGGCTGCTGCCCCTCTGCCTGCTCGCGGCGCTCGGCTGCGGGCGCGGCGACTCGACGTCCCGCGCGCTGATCCAGAACAAGGGCTCGGACACGCTCGTCAACGTGGCCCAGGCCTGGGCCGAGGCCTACAAGACCGTGGATCCCAACGTGGCCGTGGCGGTGACCGGCGGCGGCAGCGGGACGGGCATCTCGGCGCTGATCAACGGCACGGTGAACATCGCCAACGCAAGCCGCAAGATGAAGGACAGCGAGATCGAGCAGGCGCGCGCGAACGGCATCGAGCCGGTGGAGTTCGTAGTGGGTTACGACGCGCTGGCGGTCTACGTCCACAAGGAGAATCCCATCGCCGGCTTCACGCTGGCGCAGCTGGCGGACATCTACGGCGAGAATGGCAAGACCGAGAACTGGTCGCAGCTGGGCGTGGACGTCCCCGGCGCGAAAGACGGCCACATCGTTCGCGTGAGCCGCCAGAACAACAGCGGCACCTACGCCTACTTCAAGGAGGCCGTGCTCGGCCCCGGCCACGAGTACAAGCTCGGCTCGCTGGACATGCACGGCTCGAAGGACGTGGTGGACCTGGTGGCCAAGACCCCCGGCGCCATCGGCTACAGCGGTCTGGCCTACGCCACCGACGAGGTGCGGCTGGTGCCCGTCTCGCGGGGCGAAGGCGAGCCCTACGTGGAGCCCACGGAGGAAAGCGCCCACGACAAGAGCTATCCGATCGCGCGGCCGCTGTTCATGTACACGGCCGGCGAGCCCACGGGCGCCGTGCGCGCCTACCTGGACTGGATCCTCAGCGACGCCGGCCAGCGCATCATCCGCGACAAGGGCTACGCGCCCGTCCGGCAGCTGGACTAG